The genomic segment TTGACCTCATTACGCTGGCGTTCCGTCAATTCCAGCAGTTGACGGCGGGCCGCTTTAAACGCATCTTTAATCAGAGGCTGCAACGCTTCGTATTGACGGTTTTTACCAGAATTTTTATCCACGGCGATTTCGTGACCCCGCTTAACGGTTAAGTCGATACGGACTCGATACGGGGAACCCGTTTCTGGGTTTTCATGTTCTTTTTCAATGGCAACCCGACAGCTATTGATATGGTCACAGACTTTTTCCAGTTTCTCGACTTGTTCTCGTACTAAAGTGTCAATCGTTTCGCTTTTGGTCAGGTTGCGGTGAGTAATTTCTAAAGGGAGTTCCATAGGGCTGTCCTCATCTCCTGTTGAGCCAGAAACACACTGATAGCAAAGTACTTGGCAGGCTCGTATCTATAAATTCCTTTGTGTCCTTCGTATCTTTGTGGTGAATCCAAACACTTCCTTGTAATACACGTCTAAACCAGCAGACTTATTCCATATGCGACGACAATCAACGAATTTATCCTTCACTTTAAAATTTAACAAGTGGGTCTGCTCCCTACTTTTACGGATAGCCGAAATTCTTGCCAAGGAGGGGTAACGGCTATCCGCCCAGAAACGATTAAGAAGGGACAACCCGACGCCGTTGAACCGTTGCCAGGGCTTCCACTAAACTGCGCACCGTTGCCACCATCGCTACTTCATCATCGAGTTGATTAATGGCAGAACCGACACCGACACCGGAAGCACCCGCCGCGATCGCCATGGGAACTGTGACACTGGATAAGCCAGAAGCGCATAAAACAGGCACAAAAACGGCTTGGGAAATACTAGCTGCCGCCGCTAAAGTGGGAGTCGCTTTTTCAATCAATCCCAGCATTCCCCCATGAGTGGGACTGCTACTGGTTCCGCCTTCGGTTTGAATAATATCAGCACCCGCTTCCACCAACTGCATTGCCAGTTCGACTTGTTCATCTAAAGGCAAAATATGAGGAACCGTTACCGACAGCGTAATCGTTGGCAGTAACTGACGTGTTTGTCGGGTTAACGCTAAAACTTCTGCTGCTTCAAAGCGTCGCCCTTGGGCATAAAAGGTGTCGAAGTTACCAATTTCAATTAAATCTGCCCCCGCTTCTACACAGGGCAAAAAAGCCTCTGGATCAACTGCCGATACGCAAACCGGAAGAGACGTGAGGTCTTTTGCCATCTTCACTAATTCAGCATCTGCAGCAATATCCACAAACGTTGCCCCACCAGCACTGGCAGCTTTAATGACTTGGGCAACCTTGGCGCGATCAAAATTATTCAACCCACTAATTACTTTCAGGACATCCTGATGCTGAAATGCTCCTTCTAAATTCGGGTGCATAGTCATTGTTGAATTTTCCTTAAAATCTCTTAATCTGGAGAGCCATTATAGCTGATTCTTGTTACTCATCGAACCGCGTAATTCTGTTCTCTCTTCCCCTTACTTATCAAAAAAGTGTGTTTTTGTCTTTTCCTTTACAGGATCGTTACATTACCACCTGAGAAATAATCGTTACGGTTCTACTTGCATCAGGAAATTGAGCGCTTTTCGCAAACATTACTATTTGCAAACTCTCATTAAATCTTCTTACAAAGCTGGCAACTCCGGAAATGGTTTCGGTTTAATGAAAACAAAGAAGCAGAGTGTATTTTTTCAGAAATAAA from the Cyanobacteria bacterium GSL.Bin1 genome contains:
- a CDS encoding ribosome-associated translation inhibitor RaiA — its product is MELPLEITHRNLTKSETIDTLVREQVEKLEKVCDHINSCRVAIEKEHENPETGSPYRVRIDLTVKRGHEIAVDKNSGKNRQYEALQPLIKDAFKAARRQLLELTERQRNEVKQH
- a CDS encoding DUF561 domain-containing protein: MTMHPNLEGAFQHQDVLKVISGLNNFDRAKVAQVIKAASAGGATFVDIAADAELVKMAKDLTSLPVCVSAVDPEAFLPCVEAGADLIEIGNFDTFYAQGRRFEAAEVLALTRQTRQLLPTITLSVTVPHILPLDEQVELAMQLVEAGADIIQTEGGTSSSPTHGGMLGLIEKATPTLAAAASISQAVFVPVLCASGLSSVTVPMAIAAGASGVGVGSAINQLDDEVAMVATVRSLVEALATVQRRRVVPS